The DNA region TCATCATGTCAATTGCGGCCATCGAAGGACGCGACCCGCTCGACCTCGACCCGATGTTCGACGATATCGAGACCGATTCGCTGAACATGCTGTTCAACTCCCCGTCGAACAATCTGTACGTCGAATTCACCACGAACGGATGGAGCGTGCAACTACACGGCTCGGGCGAGGCCATTTTCGAGCGTCAGGTCTCGCTGTCTGAGGCGTCCGAGTCGAACTCCAAGAAATCGACCGCGTAACAGCGCCGCTGACGAGTTCGTTTCGGTACCCGAACGAGTAGCTCTCGACTCGAAAAGCGGTCAGTCAGGTGGCTTCCGTTGCGGTTTTCGGTCTCTTCGTCGGGCATCGACTAACCGCTGGAGCCACGCGACCTGTTCGTCGCTGATTCCCTCTTCGACTCTGGTTTGTGGGGGGGTTCCGAGCTTGAGTTCTTCACTCGGTCGTCGAGAGTGCCTTTTCGTGCGACTTGGTTCTTGATGAGGTGTGGCCGCAGTCATCCATGCCTTTATACTCTAGTCATAGAAAATAAACCTTGTCCAGGCGAGAACAGATGTAACCGGTTCTCGTCGTCGAACCGGTCGAGTAGACGTTTCAGTCTGGTTTGGCAGGCCTCCAGCGAACC from Haloprofundus halobius includes:
- a CDS encoding HalOD1 output domain-containing protein; this translates as MAGEDTSTAIIMSIAAIEGRDPLDLDPMFDDIETDSLNMLFNSPSNNLYVEFTTNGWSVQLHGSGEAIFERQVSLSEASESNSKKSTA